One Janthinobacterium sp. TB1-E2 genomic region harbors:
- a CDS encoding energy transducer TonB — MRHAITVLAAASLLAACQSTSPPAANMPTSTPSRTPAAIQLAASIDAYKSLVAQQIMAANAEYTFIGRLPPMLPAIVVLDLSVGPDGELKNVHVHRSRNSEASAAALAAVRRVQTAFPPAEHLMRRHARTFDFSETFLFNDQYRFQLRTLSGPQ; from the coding sequence ATGAGACACGCGATCACCGTCCTTGCCGCCGCCAGCCTGCTGGCAGCCTGCCAAAGTACGTCGCCGCCAGCGGCGAACATGCCCACGTCCACGCCCTCTCGCACGCCGGCCGCGATACAGCTGGCCGCCAGCATCGACGCCTACAAATCGCTGGTGGCGCAGCAGATCATGGCGGCCAACGCTGAATACACGTTCATCGGGCGCCTGCCGCCCATGCTGCCGGCCATCGTCGTGCTCGACCTGAGCGTTGGCCCTGACGGCGAACTGAAAAACGTACACGTGCACCGTTCGCGCAACAGCGAAGCATCGGCCGCCGCGCTGGCCGCCGTGCGGCGTGTGCAAACCGCGTTTCCACCGGCCGAACACCTGATGCGCCGCCACGCCCGGACCTTCGATTTTTCCGAAACCTTCCTGTTCAACGACCAGTACCGCTTCCAGCTGCGGACATTGTCCGGCCCTCAGTAA
- a CDS encoding GGDEF domain-containing protein, producing MQTLDPRTIMLMTTLMCGAMSIVMFSVYRSFRREVQGLGHWAAGLLLLVCASLLFGTREVLPPALSMIAANAALVAGIGLSMLGTEKFFGLAPSRRAYLLILALAIAGNSWWLLARPDFSVRVAVFSLLVFLFYARQVQLVWRHGERHFSSFFFGALMLMQAVVVLARGVSALLHGGASVNLMVAGTPAGIYLAVANFMALLLTVGFMTVATRRLQQILERRSTHDPLTQVLNRRGFGDAYARETGNLRRRRLPLTLLSIDLDYFKLINDRYGHAVGDQVLAHVAAVIGSALRESDCVARFGGEEFVVLMPDMPAHNALGVAERIRALLHEPSHAGLPPCTVSIGVACQASVVEGLEQLLSRADAALYLAKERGRDRIELDACALTEGRTMSAAGSGTGR from the coding sequence GTGCAAACCCTCGATCCCCGAACCATCATGCTGATGACGACCCTGATGTGCGGGGCGATGAGCATCGTCATGTTTTCGGTGTATCGCAGCTTCCGGCGCGAGGTGCAGGGTCTCGGGCATTGGGCGGCCGGTCTGCTGTTGCTGGTGTGCGCGTCCCTGCTGTTCGGCACCCGCGAGGTGCTGCCGCCGGCATTGTCCATGATCGCTGCCAATGCGGCGCTGGTGGCCGGCATCGGCCTGTCGATGCTGGGCACGGAGAAATTCTTCGGCCTGGCGCCCAGCCGCCGCGCCTATCTGCTGATACTTGCCCTGGCCATCGCCGGCAATAGCTGGTGGCTGCTGGCGCGCCCCGATTTCTCGGTGCGTGTGGCGGTCTTTTCCCTGCTGGTCTTCCTGTTTTATGCGCGCCAGGTGCAGCTGGTGTGGCGCCATGGCGAGCGCCACTTTTCCAGTTTTTTCTTTGGCGCGCTGATGCTGATGCAAGCTGTCGTGGTACTGGCGCGCGGCGTGTCGGCCTTGCTGCATGGCGGCGCCAGCGTGAACCTGATGGTGGCCGGCACGCCGGCCGGCATCTATCTGGCGGTCGCCAATTTCATGGCGCTGCTGCTGACGGTGGGCTTCATGACGGTGGCCACGCGCCGCCTGCAGCAGATACTGGAACGCCGCTCGACCCACGATCCGCTGACGCAGGTGCTGAACCGGCGCGGCTTTGGCGACGCCTATGCGCGCGAGACAGGCAATCTGCGCCGCCGCCGTTTGCCGCTGACACTGCTCAGCATTGACCTCGATTACTTCAAATTGATCAATGACCGCTACGGTCACGCGGTGGGCGACCAGGTGCTGGCGCACGTGGCCGCCGTTATCGGCAGCGCCTTGCGCGAATCGGATTGCGTGGCGCGTTTCGGCGGCGAGGAGTTCGTCGTGCTGATGCCGGACATGCCGGCGCATAATGCGCTGGGCGTGGCCGAACGCATCCGCGCCTTGCTGCACGAGCCCAGTCATGCGGGGCTGCCACCGTGTACGGTCAGCATCGGCGTCGCTTGCCAGGCATCGGTGGTGGAAGGGCTGGAACAGCTGCTGTCGCGCGCCGATGCGGCCCTGTACCTGGCCAAGGAGCGGGGACGCGACCGCATCGAACTCGATGCTTGCGCGCTTACTGAGGGCCGGACAATGTCCGCAGCTGGAAGCGGTACTGGTCGTTGA
- the trpE gene encoding anthranilate synthase component I, with translation MTELEFKSLSQQGYNRIPLIAEAFADLETPLTLYLKLAQSQQGGKNTFLLESVVGGERFGRYSFIGLPATTVLRSHGKRTEIVKNGVVIEEHEGNPLDFIEQYQSRFKVALRPGMPRFCGGLAGYFGYDTVRHIEKKLAGGAPKDDLKLPDIQLMVTEELAVIDNLSGKLYLIVYADTTQPESFSKAQQRLKDLRMMLRRGVDAPVTSASVRTETIRDFSKEDYLKAVAKAHEYVMAGDLMQVQIGQRIRKPYVDSPLTLYRALRSLNPSPYMYFYNFGDMQIIGASPEILVRNEKTADGGKKVTLRPIAGTRPRGATPERDAELSAELLADPKEIAEHVMLIDLARNDIGRIAETGSVQVTDRMVIEKYSHVQHIVSNVEGTLKEGLSNLDVLRATFPAGTLTGAPKVRAMEVIDELEITKRGIYGGACGYLSFGGEMDVAIAIRTGVVKDGMLYVQAAAGIVADSIPEMEWQETENKARAVLRAAEQVQDGLDGGF, from the coding sequence TCGAATTCAAATCGCTGTCCCAGCAAGGCTACAACCGCATCCCCCTGATCGCCGAAGCGTTCGCCGACCTGGAAACCCCGCTCACCCTGTACCTGAAACTGGCACAGTCCCAACAAGGCGGCAAGAACACCTTCCTGCTCGAATCCGTCGTCGGCGGCGAACGCTTCGGCCGCTATTCCTTCATCGGCTTGCCCGCCACGACCGTGTTGCGCAGCCATGGCAAGCGCACCGAGATCGTCAAGAACGGCGTCGTGATCGAAGAGCACGAAGGCAATCCACTCGACTTCATCGAACAGTACCAGTCGCGCTTCAAGGTGGCCCTGCGCCCCGGCATGCCGCGCTTCTGCGGCGGCCTGGCCGGCTACTTCGGCTACGACACCGTGCGCCACATCGAGAAAAAACTGGCCGGCGGCGCGCCGAAAGATGACTTGAAGCTGCCCGACATCCAGCTGATGGTGACGGAAGAACTGGCCGTCATCGACAACCTGTCCGGCAAGCTCTACCTGATCGTCTACGCCGATACGACGCAGCCCGAATCGTTTTCGAAAGCGCAGCAGCGCCTGAAGGATTTGCGCATGATGCTGCGTCGCGGTGTCGATGCGCCCGTCACCAGCGCTTCCGTGCGCACGGAAACCATCCGCGACTTTTCCAAGGAAGACTACCTGAAGGCCGTCGCCAAGGCGCATGAATACGTGATGGCGGGCGACCTGATGCAGGTGCAGATCGGCCAGCGCATCCGTAAACCCTATGTCGATTCGCCGCTGACTTTGTACCGCGCCTTGCGTTCGCTCAACCCTTCGCCGTATATGTACTTCTATAATTTCGGCGACATGCAGATCATCGGCGCCTCGCCCGAGATCCTGGTGCGCAACGAGAAGACGGCGGACGGCGGCAAGAAAGTCACCTTGCGTCCCATCGCCGGCACCCGTCCGCGCGGCGCCACACCCGAGCGCGACGCCGAACTCTCGGCCGAGCTGCTGGCCGACCCGAAAGAGATCGCAGAGCACGTGATGCTGATCGACCTGGCGCGCAACGATATCGGCCGCATCGCCGAGACAGGCAGCGTGCAAGTGACCGACCGCATGGTCATCGAAAAATACTCGCACGTGCAGCACATCGTCTCGAACGTGGAAGGCACCCTCAAGGAGGGCCTGTCGAACCTGGACGTGCTGCGCGCGACCTTCCCCGCCGGCACCCTGACGGGCGCGCCGAAAGTGCGCGCCATGGAAGTGATCGACGAACTGGAAATCACCAAGCGCGGCATCTACGGCGGCGCCTGCGGCTACCTGTCGTTTGGCGGCGAAATGGATGTGGCCATCGCCATCCGCACGGGCGTGGTCAAGGACGGCATGCTGTACGTGCAGGCCGCGGCCGGCATCGTGGCCGACTCCATCCCCGAAATGGAATGGCAGGAAACGGAAAACAAGGCGCGCGCCGTGCTGCGCGCCGCAGAACAAGTGCAAGATGGCCTGGATGGAGGGTTTTAA
- a CDS encoding M61 family metallopeptidase, protein MKKAPIKKITAKASGKATSKAAVKTTPAAGIIYSIAAADLAGHMFKVTLTVKSPAAIGQVLSLPAWIPGSYMIREFSRNIVSIRAESEGKAVALTKLDKHSWQAAPCKGPLTVEYDVYAWDLSVRAAHLDQNHGFFNGTSVFLRVLGQESDAHEVHIVQPKDAACKTWKVATTLPELKAKRYGFGSYQAANYDELIDHPVEMGDFALATFTAHGVPHDIVVTGKVPNLDLDRLCRDLKAICETQIAFFEPKTKKAPMDRYVFMTMAVGDGYGGLEHRASTALICARADLPTTASNSTEIGDGYLKFLGLCSHEYFHTWNVKRIKPAAFAPYNLQAESYSPLLWLFEGFTSYYDDLMLVRAGLIDEAAYFKLLGKTVNSVLRGSGRTKQSVADSSFDAWGKYYRQDENAPNAIVSYYTKGSLIALAFDLTIRSKTNGEKSLDDVMQALWQRYGRDFYKGKARGVTPAEVEALFDEVSGTRMKPFFERYIRGTDDVPLARLLAPFGVKYSDARKAEKASLDVNLGRDGNDAKLAQVHQGGAAHAAGLSAGDVLVAVDGLRVTGTNLDTLLGRYAVGATVAVHAFRRDELMTFAAVLQGDRVPGVSLALLPAPKKATGPKRPSAV, encoded by the coding sequence ATGAAGAAAGCACCGATTAAAAAAATCACCGCAAAAGCCTCCGGCAAAGCCACAAGCAAAGCCGCAGTGAAAACCACACCGGCCGCCGGCATCATCTACAGCATCGCCGCAGCGGACCTGGCCGGCCATATGTTCAAGGTGACGTTGACCGTCAAGTCGCCGGCCGCCATCGGCCAGGTCCTGTCCCTGCCGGCCTGGATCCCGGGCAGCTACATGATCCGCGAATTTTCGCGCAATATCGTCAGCATCCGCGCCGAGTCCGAGGGCAAGGCCGTGGCGCTGACCAAACTGGACAAGCACTCGTGGCAAGCCGCGCCGTGCAAGGGCCCGCTGACGGTCGAATACGACGTGTATGCATGGGATCTGTCCGTGCGCGCCGCCCACCTGGACCAGAATCACGGCTTCTTCAACGGCACCAGCGTGTTCCTGCGCGTGCTGGGCCAGGAATCCGATGCCCATGAAGTGCACATCGTGCAGCCGAAGGATGCGGCCTGCAAGACCTGGAAAGTGGCCACCACCCTGCCGGAACTCAAGGCGAAGCGCTATGGCTTCGGCAGCTATCAGGCCGCCAACTACGATGAGCTGATCGACCACCCGGTGGAGATGGGCGACTTCGCGCTGGCCACCTTTACCGCGCATGGCGTGCCGCACGATATCGTCGTCACGGGCAAGGTGCCGAACCTGGACCTGGACCGTCTGTGCCGCGACCTGAAAGCCATCTGCGAAACGCAGATCGCCTTCTTCGAGCCGAAAACCAAAAAAGCGCCGATGGACCGCTATGTGTTCATGACCATGGCCGTCGGCGACGGTTACGGCGGGCTCGAACACCGCGCCTCGACGGCGCTGATCTGCGCGCGCGCCGACCTGCCGACGACAGCGTCGAATAGCACCGAGATCGGCGATGGCTACCTGAAATTCCTGGGCCTGTGCAGCCACGAGTACTTCCACACCTGGAACGTCAAGCGTATCAAGCCGGCCGCCTTTGCGCCGTACAACCTGCAGGCGGAAAGCTATTCGCCGCTGCTGTGGCTGTTCGAAGGCTTCACCAGCTATTACGATGACCTGATGCTGGTGCGCGCGGGCCTGATCGATGAAGCGGCCTATTTCAAGCTGCTCGGGAAAACCGTCAACAGCGTCTTGCGCGGCAGCGGCCGCACCAAGCAAAGCGTGGCCGATTCCAGCTTCGACGCTTGGGGCAAGTACTACCGCCAGGATGAAAACGCGCCGAACGCCATCGTCAGCTACTACACCAAGGGTTCGCTGATCGCGCTGGCCTTCGACCTGACGATCCGCAGCAAGACAAATGGCGAAAAGTCGCTGGACGACGTGATGCAGGCGCTGTGGCAGCGCTATGGCCGCGATTTCTACAAGGGTAAAGCGCGCGGCGTGACGCCGGCCGAAGTCGAAGCCCTGTTCGATGAAGTTTCCGGCACGCGCATGAAGCCGTTCTTCGAGCGCTACATCCGCGGTACGGACGACGTGCCGCTGGCGCGCCTGCTGGCACCATTCGGCGTGAAATACAGCGACGCGCGCAAGGCGGAAAAAGCCAGCCTGGACGTCAACCTGGGCCGCGACGGCAACGATGCCAAACTGGCGCAGGTGCATCAGGGCGGGGCTGCCCATGCAGCCGGCCTGTCGGCGGGCGACGTGCTGGTGGCCGTCGATGGCTTGCGCGTGACGGGCACCAACCTGGACACCCTCTTGGGCCGCTACGCCGTCGGCGCCACGGTGGCGGTTCACGCCTTCCGCCGCGACGAGCTGATGACGTTCGCGGCCGTGCTGCAGGGCGACCGCGTGCCGGGCGTCAGCCTGGCCCTGCTGCCGGCGCCAAAGAAAGCCACGGGACCGAAGCGCCCTAGCGCTGTATAA
- a CDS encoding nucleotidyltransferase family protein translates to MSTAGILLAAGRGRRFDPSGVQNKLLQPLAEGPHAGLPVVVAAAKAMLAALPRVLAVVRADDTQVARVLGALGCEVRVCHDADTGMAASLTCAIDYVRGAPGWLIALGDMPFVEAATIAALSQAIGDGAHIAVPVFEGRRGNPVAFGAYHLPLLLALDGDQGARSIVNSHAVCEVTVDDGGILRDIDIPDDLSPVHGAPGRL, encoded by the coding sequence TTGAGTACGGCCGGCATCTTGCTGGCAGCCGGAAGGGGACGCAGGTTCGACCCTTCCGGCGTACAGAACAAATTATTGCAGCCGCTGGCCGAAGGCCCGCATGCGGGATTGCCCGTGGTGGTGGCGGCAGCAAAAGCCATGCTGGCGGCCTTGCCGCGCGTGCTTGCCGTGGTGCGCGCAGACGATACGCAGGTGGCGCGCGTGCTCGGCGCGCTCGGTTGCGAAGTGCGCGTCTGCCATGACGCCGACACGGGCATGGCCGCCTCGCTCACCTGCGCCATCGATTACGTGCGCGGCGCGCCGGGCTGGCTGATCGCCCTGGGCGACATGCCTTTCGTGGAAGCGGCTACAATCGCCGCCTTGTCGCAAGCCATTGGCGATGGCGCGCACATCGCCGTGCCCGTGTTCGAGGGACGGCGCGGCAATCCTGTCGCGTTTGGCGCCTATCACTTGCCGCTGCTGCTGGCGCTCGATGGCGACCAGGGCGCGCGCAGCATCGTCAACAGCCATGCCGTGTGCGAAGTGACAGTGGACGACGGCGGTATCTTGCGCGATATTGATATACCTGACGATTTGTCGCCGGTGCATGGCGCGCCCGGGCGATTGTAG
- the trpD gene encoding anthranilate phosphoribosyltransferase produces MPITPQEALLRCIEHREIFHDEMLYLFRQIMSGEMSPTMIAALTMGLRVKKETIGEIAAAAQVMREFSTKVPMADTTNLLDIVGTGGDGAHTFNISTASMFVAAAAGARVAKHGGRSVSSSSGSADVLDSLGVNINLQPEQIAQSIAQTGIGFMYAPNHHAAMKHAAPVRKELGVRTIFNILGPLTNPAGAPNILMGVFHADLVGIQVRVLQRLGAQHAIVVYGRDNMDEVSLGASTLVGELVNGEIREYEIHPEDFGMSMIASRNLKVADSTESKAKMMEALRGEPGAAADIVALNAGTALYAAGVASSIEDGLARARTAVSSGAALAKLDQFVQVTQQLGTPAQA; encoded by the coding sequence ATGCCGATCACCCCACAAGAAGCCCTGCTGCGCTGCATCGAACACCGCGAGATCTTTCACGACGAAATGCTGTACCTGTTCCGCCAGATCATGTCCGGCGAAATGTCGCCCACCATGATCGCGGCCCTCACCATGGGCCTGCGCGTGAAAAAGGAAACCATCGGCGAAATCGCCGCCGCCGCGCAAGTGATGCGCGAGTTTTCCACCAAGGTGCCCATGGCCGACACCACCAACCTGCTCGACATCGTCGGCACGGGCGGCGACGGCGCGCACACTTTCAACATTTCCACCGCCTCGATGTTCGTGGCGGCCGCCGCCGGCGCGCGCGTGGCCAAGCATGGCGGGCGCAGCGTGTCGTCCTCGTCCGGCAGCGCCGACGTGCTCGATTCCTTGGGCGTCAACATCAACCTGCAGCCCGAGCAGATCGCCCAGTCGATCGCGCAAACGGGCATCGGCTTCATGTACGCGCCGAACCACCATGCGGCCATGAAGCATGCGGCGCCCGTGCGCAAGGAGCTGGGGGTGCGCACGATTTTCAATATCCTCGGGCCGCTGACCAACCCGGCCGGCGCGCCGAACATCTTGATGGGCGTGTTCCACGCCGACCTGGTCGGCATCCAGGTGCGCGTGCTGCAGCGCCTGGGAGCGCAGCATGCGATCGTCGTGTATGGCCGCGACAATATGGATGAAGTGTCGCTCGGCGCCTCTACCCTCGTGGGCGAGCTGGTCAACGGCGAAATCCGCGAATATGAAATCCATCCGGAAGACTTCGGCATGTCGATGATCGCCAGCCGCAACCTGAAAGTGGCCGATTCCACCGAATCGAAAGCGAAGATGATGGAAGCGCTGCGCGGCGAGCCTGGAGCTGCCGCCGACATCGTCGCCCTGAACGCGGGCACGGCGCTGTATGCAGCCGGCGTGGCCAGCTCGATCGAAGACGGCCTGGCGCGCGCGCGCACCGCCGTCAGCTCGGGCGCCGCGCTGGCGAAACTCGACCAATTCGTGCAGGTGACGCAGCAGCTGGGCACCCCGGCGCAAGCGTAA
- the trpC gene encoding indole-3-glycerol phosphate synthase TrpC, with product MSDILDKILAVKADEVAKAKVRRSLASLRGDVESDSELRAGLRGFEASLRQHIAAGKPGIIAEVKKASPSKGVIRADFRPADIAASYAQHGAACLSVLTDEQFFQGSVEYLQQARAACAIPVLRKDFMVDMYQIYEARAMGADCILLIVAALDHGLMAEMEACAHELGMGVLIESHDGEELTAALKLKSALIGINNRNLRTFETSLETTLGLLPRIPQDKLIITESGIHSTADVQRMRDAHIHSFLVGEAFMRAPDPGVELERLFS from the coding sequence ATGTCCGACATACTCGATAAAATCCTGGCCGTAAAAGCCGATGAAGTGGCCAAGGCCAAAGTCCGCCGCAGCCTGGCCAGCCTGCGCGGCGATGTGGAAAGCGACAGCGAACTGCGCGCCGGCCTGCGCGGCTTTGAAGCAAGCCTGCGCCAGCACATCGCCGCCGGCAAGCCCGGCATCATCGCCGAAGTGAAAAAGGCGTCGCCGTCGAAAGGCGTGATACGCGCCGACTTCCGCCCTGCCGACATCGCCGCCAGCTATGCCCAGCATGGTGCGGCCTGCCTGTCCGTGCTGACGGACGAGCAGTTCTTCCAGGGCTCCGTGGAGTATCTGCAGCAGGCGCGCGCCGCCTGCGCCATTCCCGTGCTGCGCAAGGATTTCATGGTCGACATGTACCAGATCTATGAAGCGCGGGCCATGGGCGCCGACTGCATCCTGCTGATCGTCGCGGCACTCGACCATGGCTTGATGGCGGAGATGGAAGCGTGCGCCCACGAACTGGGCATGGGCGTGCTGATCGAAAGCCACGACGGCGAAGAACTGACGGCGGCCCTCAAGCTCAAGAGCGCGCTGATCGGCATCAACAACCGCAACCTGCGCACGTTCGAGACGTCGCTGGAAACGACACTCGGCCTGCTGCCGCGCATCCCGCAAGACAAATTGATCATCACGGAATCGGGCATCCACAGCACGGCCGACGTGCAACGCATGCGCGATGCGCACATCCACAGTTTCCTCGTGGGTGAAGCGTTCATGCGCGCGCCAGACCCCGGCGTGGAACTGGAACGCCTGTTCAGTTAA
- a CDS encoding aminodeoxychorismate/anthranilate synthase component II produces the protein MLLMIDNYDSFTYNIVQYFGELGEDVRVYRNDEITIEQIEALNPDRICISPGPKAPAQAGISVAVLKHFAGKKPILGVCLGHQAIGEAFGGKVIRAKQVMHGKTSLIAHTGVGVFKDIPSPFTVIRYHSLAIERASLPSCLEVTAWTDDGEIMGVRHREYDIEGVQFHPESILSEHGHALLKNFLER, from the coding sequence ATGCTGCTCATGATCGACAACTACGACTCCTTCACCTACAACATCGTGCAGTATTTTGGCGAACTGGGCGAAGACGTGCGGGTCTACCGCAACGATGAAATCACGATCGAACAGATCGAGGCGCTGAACCCGGACCGCATCTGCATCTCGCCCGGCCCGAAAGCGCCGGCGCAGGCTGGCATTTCGGTGGCAGTGCTCAAGCACTTTGCCGGCAAGAAACCGATACTGGGCGTGTGCCTGGGCCACCAGGCCATCGGCGAAGCGTTTGGCGGTAAAGTCATCCGCGCCAAGCAAGTCATGCATGGCAAGACTTCCCTCATCGCGCATACAGGCGTGGGTGTCTTCAAGGACATCCCCAGCCCCTTCACAGTGATCCGCTACCACTCTTTGGCGATCGAACGCGCCTCGCTGCCTTCCTGCCTGGAAGTGACGGCGTGGACGGACGACGGCGAAATCATGGGCGTGCGCCACCGGGAATACGATATCGAGGGCGTGCAGTTCCACCCCGAATCGATCCTCTCGGAGCACGGCCACGCCCTGCTGAAGAATTTCCTCGAGCGCTGA
- a CDS encoding xanthine dehydrogenase family protein molybdopterin-binding subunit yields MRIEWLNQEALQHGGVTLGAALASAPVAVVGAADGVSRRGFMKAGAVAGGGLMLGFFLPGAGKLAQAADAAPAKPVYAPNAFLHIAPDNTVTVQVNRLEFGQGVQTSLPMLIAEELDADWSLVHGALAPAGEQYKDAAYGMQMTGGSGSIAHSFTQYREIGAKARAMLVGAAAAQWKVKPDQVRAAKGVLYGPGGQKSTYGEFADAAMRQPVPTTVKLKDPREFSIIGKPVKRLDASAKSTGKQQFGIDFKPPGAKVAMVARPPVFGAKVAKFDASKAKAIKGVLEVLEVKTDRGGSGVAVIADGYWPAKQGRDALAIEWDTSAVEKVSSDRQLAAFKALAKTPGTIARPADMGKLAKAPKKIEAVYEFPYLAHAPMEPLNCVVDLQADKCTMWVGSQFQTGDQAAIAATSGLKPEQVTLHTMMAGGGFGRRAVPSSDYVVEAVNVAKAYRAAGKSGPLKLMWSREDDIKGGYYRPSHVHRAQIGLDAKGKILAWDHTIVGQSIMAGTPFEAFMVKNGVDGTMVEGMGEPYTLPMKLSVHTAKANVPVLWWRSVGSTHTAFVMETLIDEAAHVAKMDPVAYRKQLIDAKHTRHVAALDLAVAKSGYGKKKLPKGQAWGVAMHESFNSVVAYVVTASVVEGAPKLHQVWAGVHCNLAVNPLTIEAQVQGAALMALGMTIPGAAITLKDGVVEQQNFGDYPVPRMQDMPVIEVHLVPSGDAPTGMGEPGVPPLAPAFANALFALTGKRLRKLPFDLAAA; encoded by the coding sequence ATGCGTATCGAATGGTTGAATCAGGAAGCATTGCAGCATGGCGGGGTGACCCTGGGCGCGGCGTTGGCATCGGCGCCGGTGGCTGTGGTTGGCGCGGCCGATGGCGTGTCGCGGCGCGGTTTCATGAAAGCCGGCGCTGTGGCCGGCGGCGGCTTGATGCTGGGCTTTTTCCTGCCCGGCGCAGGCAAGCTGGCGCAGGCGGCCGATGCCGCACCCGCCAAGCCCGTGTATGCGCCGAACGCCTTTTTGCACATCGCTCCCGATAACACGGTGACGGTGCAGGTGAACCGGCTGGAATTTGGCCAGGGCGTGCAAACGAGCTTGCCCATGCTGATCGCCGAGGAACTCGACGCCGACTGGAGCCTGGTGCACGGCGCGCTGGCGCCCGCCGGCGAGCAGTACAAGGATGCCGCTTACGGCATGCAGATGACGGGCGGCTCGGGCAGCATCGCCCACTCGTTTACGCAGTACCGCGAAATCGGCGCCAAGGCGCGCGCCATGCTGGTGGGCGCCGCTGCCGCGCAGTGGAAAGTCAAACCCGACCAGGTACGCGCCGCGAAAGGCGTGCTGTATGGCCCCGGCGGACAAAAGTCGACGTATGGCGAGTTTGCCGACGCGGCCATGCGCCAACCCGTGCCCACCACCGTGAAGCTGAAAGACCCGCGCGAATTTTCCATCATCGGCAAACCCGTGAAACGCCTCGACGCGTCCGCCAAGTCGACGGGCAAGCAGCAGTTCGGCATCGACTTCAAGCCGCCAGGCGCGAAAGTGGCCATGGTGGCGCGCCCGCCCGTGTTTGGCGCCAAGGTGGCGAAATTTGACGCCAGCAAGGCGAAAGCCATCAAGGGCGTGCTCGAGGTGCTGGAAGTGAAGACGGACCGTGGCGGCAGCGGCGTGGCCGTCATCGCCGACGGTTACTGGCCTGCCAAGCAGGGGCGCGACGCGCTGGCGATCGAATGGGATACGAGCGCGGTGGAAAAGGTCAGCAGCGACAGGCAGCTGGCCGCCTTCAAGGCGCTGGCGAAAACGCCGGGCACCATCGCCAGGCCTGCCGACATGGGCAAGCTGGCCAAGGCGCCGAAAAAGATCGAAGCCGTGTACGAATTCCCCTACCTGGCGCACGCGCCGATGGAGCCGCTCAACTGCGTCGTCGATCTGCAAGCGGACAAATGCACGATGTGGGTCGGTTCGCAATTCCAGACGGGCGACCAGGCGGCGATTGCCGCGACTTCCGGCCTGAAACCGGAGCAGGTGACCTTGCACACGATGATGGCGGGCGGCGGCTTCGGCCGGCGCGCCGTGCCCTCGTCCGACTATGTGGTCGAAGCCGTCAACGTCGCCAAGGCATACCGGGCGGCGGGCAAGAGCGGTCCGTTAAAGCTGATGTGGAGCCGCGAGGACGACATCAAGGGCGGCTACTACCGGCCGTCGCACGTGCACCGCGCGCAGATCGGCCTTGACGCCAAGGGCAAGATCCTCGCCTGGGACCACACCATCGTGGGCCAGTCCATCATGGCCGGCACGCCGTTCGAAGCCTTCATGGTGAAAAATGGCGTCGACGGCACCATGGTCGAAGGCATGGGCGAGCCTTACACCTTGCCGATGAAGCTGTCGGTGCACACGGCCAAGGCGAACGTGCCCGTGCTGTGGTGGCGCTCCGTCGGCTCGACGCATACGGCCTTTGTCATGGAAACCCTGATCGACGAGGCGGCGCACGTGGCGAAGATGGACCCCGTTGCCTACCGCAAGCAGTTGATCGACGCCAAGCACACGCGCCACGTCGCCGCGCTGGACCTGGCCGTGGCCAAGTCCGGCTATGGCAAGAAGAAGCTGCCGAAAGGGCAGGCATGGGGCGTGGCCATGCACGAGTCGTTCAATTCCGTCGTCGCCTACGTGGTGACGGCGTCGGTGGTCGAAGGCGCGCCCAAGCTGCACCAGGTATGGGCGGGCGTGCATTGCAACCTGGCCGTCAACCCCTTGACGATCGAGGCGCAAGTGCAGGGCGCCGCGCTGATGGCGTTGGGCATGACCATCCCCGGCGCGGCCATCACGCTCAAGGATGGCGTGGTGGAGCAGCAGAACTTCGGCGACTACCCGGTGCCGCGCATGCAAGACATGCCGGTGATCGAGGTGCACCTGGTGCCGTCGGGCGACGCGCCGACGGGCATGGGTGAGCCGGGCGTGCCGCCATTGGCGCCTGCCTTTGCCAATGCGCTGTTCGCCTTGACGGGCAAGCGCCTGCGCAAGCTGCCGTTCGACCTGGCGGCCGCATGA